In Odocoileus virginianus isolate 20LAN1187 ecotype Illinois chromosome 5, Ovbor_1.2, whole genome shotgun sequence, a single window of DNA contains:
- the SZT2 gene encoding KICSTOR complex protein SZT2 isoform X2: MASERPEPEVEEAGQVFLLMKKDYRISRNVRLAWFLNHLHQTVQATPQEMLLQSEQELEVLSVLPPGWQPDEPVVPRPFLLVPSTRVTFLAWQYRFVIELDLSPSTGIVDDSTGEILFDEVFHALSRCLGGLLRPFRVPGSCIDFQPEIYVTIQAYSSIIGLQSHQVLVQGCLLDPSQREVFLQQVYAQLCLFEDKVATMLQQQYDPQSQAEDQSPDSGEPSGRKVGVSMVTADLGLVSMIRQGILALQLLPSNSSAGIIVITDGVTSVPDVAVCETLLNQLRSGTVACSFVQVGGVYSYDCSFGHVPNVELMKFIAMATFGSYLSTCPDPEPGNMGLTVYHRAFLLYSFLRSGEALNPEYYCGSQHRLFNEHLVSASSNPALALRRKKHTEKEVPADLVSTVSVRLREGYSVREVTLAKGGSQLEVKLVLLWKHNMRIEYVATAPWPLEPEGPRGTRVEVTMEGGYDILHDVSCALRQPIRSLYRTHVIRRFWNTLQSINQTDQMLAHLQSFSSVPEHFTLPDSTKSGVPLFYIPPGSTTPVLSLQQSGSDSSHAQFAAYWKPVLSMDANSWQRWLHMHRLVLILEHDTPIPKHLHTPGSNGRYSTVQCRISHSSLTSLLRDWSSFVLVEGYSYVKLLSSAPDQPPSSFYMVRIISKAPCMVLRLGFPIGTPAQARHKIVSDLREEILRLRFPHRVQSKEPTPKVKRKGLGGTGGGSSPSKSPPTLGPQQALSDRPCLVVLHKPLDKLLIRYEKLPLDYRAPFLLTLEPPGPLPLVSGRSASSSLASLSRYLYHQRWLWSVPSGLAPALPLSAIAQLLSILTEVRLSEGFHFACSGEGIITMVLELPIQNEPPGQAAAEERHTCVVQYILFPPHSTSTKDSFSTDDDNDVEVEALEGDSELNLVTEVWVEPQYGRVGPGPESWRHLQDLTYCEIPRALHPRDAACIGSMLSFEYLIQLCQSKEWGPLPPEPRVSAGMDQGRDACVHEIPFRFDLMGLLPQCQQLQMFFLLLSREPEGIPPAEGPCPANDMVLCLLHGCLGQELSDRELPLPAADQATFLREVLRRTCHSPGPEGPAEGDPGILKDQAGSSAQAIGDPGLATPSPGPPETLGPVSSAQPPQWRCYARLVTPQHVFLTFLPATFSDVLHLASYGLEGPSQEETRTKLGDWNGAPSLKDLAVTGDTVTKSQVPILSVTPASDSAQNPGELSPPFRQDLPAYPGRQASQTEGADGPRTRCPVYIYSCSLEALREQMVGVQPPQAPRDLVFRTQFLDQPSLSSAWMEPRHKEAANHCALLQEHAQRCYVRGLFRSLQQAQSVTSQDLLIAVDACEELLQEIDITPFLLALCGHTRGLPHAPPSPGPLSPGLFSSSMEEGPEPRERAVLASESSIETEDLSEPEFQSTRVPGHPDPGLEISLTDVCQLRGEAHDALHSLIQEKFLEISSLHFRTVPSNPHYFFYCPPSSRREDEGPRDMVDRKVSDLEFSEAELMGEEGDASACCVVTESDPELEVEYRESREPELGPAGLDSASLSDADTVNPDEDSFSILGGDSPTGPESLAHDLPPLFLHLTCSVRLRGQHSSVPVCSLPTCLGQVLSSLEGPPIGGRVPLRDLSVTLDVFVLTLPLEVELPPTSDPQHHRSTSESSASFPRSPGQPSDDGLGPPLPPPGEDRHPGLSNLATPHRLAVETTMSEIRWLLEDEMVGALRRGGIPQSPALHRAAAHIHSSPGRSTCLRQTLPLSFVFGPERSLTQFKEEFRRLHLPGHVLLEDPDSGFFFVAVGQQPGGSHGEPPSPAWAWHSQEDKAEGLEGEALTTSPQAPGSPEDPQSPLLISLPNLPQGGSQPGPSRGLSLMSSQGSVDSDHLGYDGGSSGSDSEGPSETPGEKPPFMLRTPPGPAPPQPSLIGLPGPCLPDFWLIIRVLQDRVEVYAHARSLIREDGGPGTECRHLQQLLVRRVGEICREVNQRLLLQDLHDSHVCNSLLVAESEEDLWRSETPFHSRQRVPLPSDDYAADESCGPRGYLAATMQFVPGHFSCDVVWGTVIRVHSRLKMGPSMGVSRAIQALRSVLNAFSVVNRKNMFVYQERATKAVYYLRLLETSCSERPWDSDALPPSLALSRSQEPIGSEEASGPRSPLDMASSRSSDAARPVGQVDRHIQLLVHGVGQAGPEITDELVRVLRRRLDEATLDVITVMLVRNCKLTPADVEFIQPPGSLPSEVLHLALPPSCRPWLPALAWYLRQNLLIFLHSPKYTDSNSRNHFQHPLPPQGGLPDLDIYLYNKPGGQGTGGKGVACITLAFVDEEGAPISLASWPPSSPGPPDPLQEEEFEQLTQVTRCPVLPDSSSAPSGSPRLRLDVWEKGNISIVQLEEKLRTAARQALADAIMELWLLPAPLCTEDTSTGSLRSGSLDTKSPAGRASTFPPSPGPGEPVTPPSKAGRRSFWDMLSKTECGDLGSPKTTDDIVLDRPEDTRGRRRHKTESVRTPGGTERAAGPESGAQRQRRRTTQLEEGEAGTLQPVLARVAQRWMEFMVQIGCASVSRSSTHMVSRFLLPSVLSEFTTLVTSMAGDTSVRIFEQHLTPEPELFSPCSLGQLGPPPRPATERHLLLLGRNFSQWRRPTQQAAKAVQRFEPGGDGSVGRNAPRQRFLLLEVVDKKLQLLTYNWAPDLGAALGRALVRLVQWQNARAHLIFCLLSQKLGLFHHYGQLDFPVRDEKEPNPFLLPTMEAETLIRSASPPLSREQGRLSGSSRGGGPLPLDTFPFDEALRDITATRPSSSLGPVPRPPDPVTYHGQQFLEIKMAERRELERQMKMENLFVTWQQRSAPASMPISAGELETLKQSSRLVHYCATALLFDPAAWLHGPPETSGPPEGQRRHRPESASGSRESPASCDSSDGPPLGAREEPWLKELSLAFLQQYVQYLQSMGFVLVPLRPPSPARSTSRLRAMAILGTEGRGSFSCPKTKAEGSPKSTGSSVTTYHLQRALPGGIILMELAFQGCYFCVKQFALECSRIPMGQAVNSQLSMLFTEECDRVRDLMHVHSFSYDFHLRLVHQHVLGAHLVLRHGYHLTTFLRHFLAHHPDGPHFGRNHIYQGTLELPTPLIAAHQLYNYVADHASSYHMKPLRMARPGGPEHNEYALVSAWHSSGSYLDSEGLRHQDDFDVSLLVCHCAAPFEEQGEAERHVLRLQFFVVLTSQRELFPRLTADMRRLRKPPRLTPEPEAPGSSASSPGEASGAGLAPGPAPLFPPLAAEVGVARARLAQLVRLAGGHCRRDTLWKRLFLLEPPGPDRLRLGGRLALAELEELLEAVHAKSIGDIDPQLDCFLSMTVSWYQSLIKVLLSRFPQSCRHFQSPDLGTQYLVVLNQKFTDCFVLVFLDSHLGKTSLTVVFREPFPVQPQDSESPPAQLVSTYHHLESVINTACFTLWTRLL; encoded by the exons TGGCCTGCAGTCCCATCAG GTGCTGGTGCAGGGCTGCCTTTTGGACCCTTCCCAGCGGGAGGTGTTCTTGCAACAGGTGTACGCGCAGCTCTGTCTCTTTGAAGATAAGGTGGCCACCATGCTACAGCAGCAGTATGACCCCCAGAGCCAG GCAGAGGACCAGTCCCCAGACTCAGGGGAGCCCTCAGGCCGGAAAGTGGGCGTTTCCATGGTGACAGCTGATCTTGGACTGGTCAGTATGATTCGTCAGGGCATCCTGGCGCTGCAGCTGCTGCCCTCCAACTCCAGTGCAG GTATCATTGTAATCACGGATGGAGTGACCAGTGTCCCTGATGTTGCTGTTTGTGAGACGCTGCTGAATCAGCTTCGCAGTGGCACTGTGGCCTGTTCTTTTGTGCAG GTGGGAGGAGTTTACTCTTATGACTGCAGTTTTGGCCACGTACCCAACGTGGAATTGATGAAGTTTATCGCCATGGCAACATTCGGCTCCTACCTGTCCACTTGTCCTGATCCCGAACCAGGCAACATGGGTCTGACTGTCTACCACCGGGCATTTCTCCTCTACTCCTTCCTGCGCAGCGGGGAAGCCCTGAACCCTGAATATTACTGCG GCTCTCAGCACCGCCTGTTTAATGAGCATCTGGTCTCCGCAAGCAGCAACCCTGCCTTGGCCCTGCGTCGGAAAAAGCACACTGAGAAGGAGGTGCCAGCTGACTTGGTCAGCACCGTGTCTGTGCGGCTTCGAGAGGGCTACAGTGTCCGAGAGGTCACACTGGCCAAAG GCGGGTCCCAGCTGGAGGTGAAGCTGGTGCTGCTGTGGAAACACAACATGCGCATTGAGTACGTGGCTACTGCACCCTGGCCCCTGGAGCCTGAGGGCCCTCGAGGCACCCGGGTGGAAGTGACAATGGAAGGCGGTTATGACATCCTGCATGATGTGTCCTGTGCCCTGAGACAGCCCATTCGCTCACTGTATCGGACCCACGTTATCCGGCGGTTCTGGAACACGCTGCAGAG CATTAACCAGACGGACCAGATGCTTGCCCACCTGCAGTCCTTCTCCTCCGTCCCAGAACACTTCACGCTGCCCGACAGCACCAAGAGCGGAGTGCCTCTCTTCTACATCCCACCCGGCTCCACCACCCCG gtgCTCTCGCTTCAGCAGAGTGGCTCCGACTCCTCCCATGCCCAGTTTGCTGCCTATTGGAAGCCGGTGCTGTCCATGGATGCTAACTCGTGGCAGCGCTGGCTACACATGCACCGCCTGGTGCTCATCCTGGAGCATGACAC GCCAATCCCCAAGCACTTGCACACCCCCGGCAGCAACGGCCGCTACAGCACCGTCCAGTGCAGGATCTCGCACTCCTCGCTGACCTCCCTGCTCCGTGACTGGAGCAGCTTCGTGCTAGTTGAGGGCTATTCCTACGTGAAGCTGCTCTCCAG TGCCCCAGACCAGCCCCCCTCCTCCTTCTACATGGTCCGCATCATCTCCAAGGCCCCGTGTATGGTGCTCCGCCTGGGTTTCCCCATCGGCACGCCAGCACAGGCTCGGCACAAG ATTGTGTCGGACTTGCGGGAAGAAATCCTGCGCCTGCGTTTCCCCCACCGGGTTCAAAGCAAGGAGCCGACTCCCAAGGTGAAACGAAAAGGGCTGGGGGGCACCGGTGGGGGCAGCTCTCCCTCCAAGTCCCCGCCAACGCTGGGGCCACAGCAGGCCCTGTCTGACCGGCCCTGCCTTGTGGTCCTGCATAAGCCACTGGACAAGCTCCTCATCAG GTATGAGAAGCTGCCCCTGGACTACCGGGCACCCTTCTTGCTGACCCTGGAGCCACCGGGGCCGCTGCCCTTGGTGTCGGGCCGCTCAGCCTCTTCTAGCCTGGCATCACTGTCCCGCTACCTGTACCACCAGCGCTGGCTCTGGAGCGTCCCGTCAGGACTGGCCCCTGCGCTGCCGCTCAGCGCCATTGCCCAGCTCCTCTCCATCCTCACTGA AGTCCGGCTTTCGGAAGGGTTCCACTTCGCCTGCAGTGGGGAAGGCATCATCACCATGGTCCTGGAGCTCCCGATTCAG AACGAGCCCCCGGGGCAAGCTGCGGCCGAGGAGAGGCACACGTGCGTGGTCCAGTACATCCTCTTCCCACCTCATTCAACCTCCACTAAGGACAG CTTCTCAACAGATGATGACAACGATGTGGAGGTGGAGGCCCTGGAGGGGGACTCAGAGCTCAACCTGGTCACCGAGGTGTGGGTGGAGCCCCAGTATGGACGGGTGGGACCCGGCCCTGAGAGCTGGAGGCACCTCCAGGACCTGACGTACTGTGAGATCCCTCGAGCT CTCCACCCTCGGGATGCTGCCTGCATAGGCTCCATGCTGAGCTTTGAATACCTGATACAACTCTGCCAGAGCAAGGAGTGGGGTCCCCTGCCCCCGGAGCCAAGGGTCTCTGCCG GGATGGACCAGGGAAGAGACGCCTGTGTCCACGAGATCCCTTTCCGTTTTGACCTCATGGGACTGCTGCCTCAGTGCCAGCAGCTCCAGATGTTCTTCCTCCTGCTTTCCAGAG AGCCAGAGGGCATCCCTCCTGCCGAGGGACCCTGTCCCGCCAATGACATGGTGCTGTGCCTGCTGCATGGCTGCCTGGGCCAGGAGCTGAGTGACCGGGAGCTCCCGCTGCCTGCCGCCGACCAGGCCACCTTCCTGCGCGAGGTGCTTCGGCGGACCTGCCACAGTCCAG GTCCAGAGGGGCCAGCAGAGGGGGACCCTGGGATCCTAAAGGATCAAGCAGGCAGCAGCGCCCAGGCCATCGGAGACCCCGGTCTTGCCACCCCG AGTCCAGGCCCTCCTGAAACTCTCGGGCCTGTCAGCTCTGCCCAGCCCCCTCAGTGGCGCTGCTATGCAAGGCTTGTGACCCCCCAGCATGTTTTCCTGACTTTCCTCCCCGCAACCTTCTCAG ATGTCCTACATCTGGCTTCATATGGCCTGGAGGGACCCTCTCAAGAGGAGACGAGAACTAAGcttggggattggaatggggCCCCCAGCCTGAAAGATCTGGCAGTAACTGGGGACACGGTGACAAAGTCCCAGGTCCCCATCCTCAGTGTCACCCCAGCCAGTG ACAGTGCCCAGAATCCAGGAGAGCTGAGCCCACCCTTCCGTCAGGACCTACCAGCTTACCCTGGGCGCCAGGCTTCACAGACAGAGGGTGCAGATGGGCCCCGGACTCGGTGTCCTGTCTACATCTATAGCTGTTCTCTGGAAGCATTGAGGGAGCAGATGGTTGGTGTGCAGCCCCCTCAGGCACCCCGAGATCTCGTCTTCCG GACTCAGTTCCTTGACCAGCCTTCCCTCTCCTCAGCCTGGATGGAGCCCAGGCACAAAGAGGCAGCCAACCACTGTGCCTTGCTACAGGAGCATGCACAGCGATGCTACGTCCGCG GGCTGTTCCGGAGCTTGCAGCAAGCACAGAGCGTGACCTCGCAGGACCTGCTAATAGCAGTGGATGCCTGTGAGGAGCTACTGCAGGAAATAGACATCACTCCTTTTCTGCTCGCACTGTGTGGCCACACTCGGGGTTTGCCTCATGCACCCCCAAGCCCTGGTCCTCTCAGCCCAGGGCTGTTCAGCAGCAGCATGGAGGAGGGCCCCGAGCCTCGGGAACGAGCTGTCCTGGCTTCTGAGTCCAG CATAGAGACCGAGGACCTCAGCGAGCCTGAGTTTCAGAGCACCCGTGTCCCTGGCCATCCAGACCCAGGCCTGGAGATCTCTCTAACAGATGTCTGTCAGCTCAGAGGAGAGGCCCATGATGCCCTTCACAGCCTCATACAG GAGAAGTTTCTGGAGATCAGCAGTCTCCATTTCCGCACGGTGCCCTCCAATCCCCACTACTTCTTCTATTGCCCTCCATCCAGCAGGCGTGAG GATGAGGGCCCCCGGGACATGGTCGACAGAAAAGTCAGTGACTTGGAGTTTTCAGAGGCTGAGCTCATGGGAGAGGAAG GAGACGCATCTGCCTGCTGCGTGGTCACCGAGAGTGACCCGGAGCTGGAGGTGGAGTACCGCGAGAGCCGTGAACCAGAGCTGGGGCCTGCTGGGCTGGACTCTGCCTCACTGTCAGATGCAGACACCGTGAACCCCGATGAGGACTCCTTCAGTATCCTGGGGGGCGACTCCCCCACGGGGCCCGAGAGCCTGGCACATGACCTGCCGCCACTCTTCCTGCACCTCACGTGCTCCGTGCGGCTGCGTGGCCAGCACAGCTCAGTGCCTGTGTGCAGCCTGCCCACCTGCCTAG GCCAGGTGCTTTCTAGCCTGGAGGGCCCCCCCATCGGAGGCCGAGTTCCTCTGCGGGACCTCAGTGTCACCCTGGACGTCTTTGTGCTGACCTTGCCCCTGGAAGTGGAGCTCCCCCCGACCTCAGATCCTCAGCACCACCG CTCAACATCTGAAAGCAGTGCGTCCTTCCCACGGTCCCCAGGGCAGCCATCCGATGATGGGCTGGGGCCTCCACTGCCGCCTCCAGGAGAAGACAG GCACCCAGGACTGTCTAATTTGGCCACACCCCACAGACTGGCTGTTGAAACCACCATGAGTGAG ATCCGCTGGCtgctggaggatgagatggtgggggCGCTGCGAAGAGGGGGCATCCCCCAGAGCCCAGCCCTGCACCGCGCAGCCGCGCACATCCACAGCTCCCCCGGACGCTCCACCTGCCTGCGCCAGACGCTGCCGCTGAGTTTTGTGTTTGGGCCAGAGCGTTCTCTCACACAGTTTAAGGAG GAGTTCCGCCGCCTCCACCTCCCTGGTCATGTTCTTCTTGAGGACCCTGACAGTGGCTTCTTCTTTGTGGCAGTGGGCCAACAGCCAGGTGGGTCCCACGGGGAgcccccttccccagcctgggCTTGGCACAGCCAGGAGGACAAGGCTGAAGGCCTCGAAGGGGAG GCCCTGACAACCAGCCCCCAAGCCCCTGGCTCCCCAGAGGATCCTCAGAGCCCCCTGCTCATCAGTCTGCCCAACCTGCCCCAGGGAG ggaGCCAGCCTGGGCCCAGCCGGGGACTCAGTCTCATGTCCAGTCAGGGCAGTGTGGACTCGGACCACCTAG GTTATGATGGTGGCagcagtggctcagacagtgagggTCCCAGTGAGACCCCAGGTGAGAAGCCCCCCTTCATGTTGCGGACCCCTCCCGGGCCGGCACCTCCACAGCCTTCCCTCATAGGCCTCCCTGGACCCTGCCTGCCTGACTTCTGGCTCATCATCCGGGTGCTGCAGGACCGTGTGGAAGTGTATGCACATGCGAG GAGCCTAATTCGGGAGGATGGGGGCCCAGGCACCGAGTGTCGCCACCTGCAGCAGCTCCTGGTGAGGCGAGTTGGGGAGATCTGCAGGGAGGTCAACCAG CGGCTGCTGCTTCAGGACCTGCATGACAGTCACGTGTGCAACTCTCTTCTGGTGGCTGAGAGCGAAGAAGATCTGTGGCGTAGCGAGACCCCTTTCCACTCCCGTCAGCGAGTACCACTGCCCAGCGATG ATTATGCTGCCGATGAGAGCTGTGGGCCCCGAGGGTACCTGGCCGCCACAATGCAGTTTGTCCCTGGCCATTTCTCCTGTGACGTCGTCTGGGGAACCGTGATTCGAGTCCACTCACGCCTCAAAATGGGACCCAGCATGGGCGTCTCTCGGG CCATCCAGGCACTACGCTCTGTGCTTAATGCCTTCTCTGTTGTGAACCGGAAGAACATGTTTGTTTATCAGGAGCGAGCAACAAAAGCTGTGTACTATCTGCG GCTCCTGGAGACGTCCTGCAGTGAGCGGCCGTGGGACAGTGatgccctgcccccatcccttGCTCTGTCCCGAAGCCAGGAGCCCATCGGTTCTGAGGAAGCCTCG GGTCCCCGTTCTCCCCTGGACATGGCATCCAGCCGCAGTTCTGACGCTGCTCGTCCCGTGGGCCAAGTGGACAGACATATCCAGCTGCTGGTGCATGGTGTGGGACAGGCAG GTCCTGAGATCACAGATGAGCTCGTGCGGGTTCTGCGTCGGCGCCTGGATGAGGCCACACTAGACGTCATCACAGTCATGCTCGTGCGGAACTGCAAGCTGACGCCAGCTGACGTGGAG TTCATCCAGCCCCCAGGGAGTCTGCCCTCGGAGGTGCTGCACCTGGCACTGCCACCCTCCTGCCGGCCCTGGCTTCCCGCCCTGGCCTGGTACCTGCGGCAGAACCTGCTCATCTTCCTGCACTCCCCCAAGTACACCGACAGCAACAGCCGGAACCACTTCCAG CATCCACTCCCACCACAGGGTGGCCTCCCCGACTTGGACATCTACTTGTACAACAAGCCTGGAGGACAGGGTACTGGGGGCAAAG GGGTTGCCTGCATCACTCTAGCTTTTGTGGATGAGGAGGGAGCCCCCATCTCACTGGCATCATGGCCCCCCTCTTCTCCGGGGCCCCCAGACCCACTGCAGGAGGAGGAGTTCGAGCAGCTGACTCAAGTCACTCGCTGCCCAGTCCTGCCGGACAGTTCTTCAG CTCCAAGCGGGTCCCCACGGCTTCGATTAGATGTGTGGGAAAAGGGGAACATAAGCATTGTGCAGCTGGAGGAGAAGCTCCGAACAGCAGCTCGCCAGGCCCTGGCAGATGCCATCATGGAGCTCTGGCTGCTGCCAGCGCCACTGTGTACAGAGGATACATCTACAG GAAGTCTCAGGAGTGGGTCACTGGATACCAAGAGCCCTGCAGGCCGAGCCAGCACCTttccccccagccctggccctggcGAACCTGTGACTCCCCCCAGCAAAGCTGGCCGGCGTAGCTTCTGGGACATGCTG AGTAAAACAGAATGTGGGGACTTGGGTTCCCCCAAAACAACTGACGACATTGTCCTGGATCGGCCAGAAGACACTCGGGGTCGAAGGCGTCACAAAACGGAAAGCGTTCGGACTCCAGGTGGGACTGAGCGGGCAGCGGGCCCAGAGTCTGGGGCCCAGAGACAAAG ACGGAGGACCACACAGCTGGAAGAGGGCGAGGCGGGCACCCTGCAGCCTGTGCTTGCTCGTGTTGCTCAGCGCTGGATGGAGTTCATGGTTCAGATCG GATGCGCCTCGGTGTCCAGGAGCTCCACTCACATGGTGTCCCGCTTCCTCCTCCCATCCGTCCTGTCTGAGTTCACCACTCTGGTCACCTCGATGGCTGGCGACACCAGTGTCCGCATCTTTGAGCAGCATTT GACTCCTGAGCCAGAGCTCTTCAGTCCTTGTTCCCTTGGACAGCTGGGCCCACCGCCCCGCCCGGCAACTGAGCGGCACCTGCTGCTTCTGGGCAGGAACTTCTCACAGTGGAGGAGGCCCACCCAGCAGG CTGCCAAAGCCGTGCAGCGCTTTGAGCCGGGAGGTGACGGGAGCGTGGGGCGAAATGCTCCCCGGCAGAGGTTCTTGCTGCTGGAGGTCGTGGACAAAAAG CTCCAGCTGCTGACCTACAACTGGGCTCCAGACCTGGGGGCGGCCCTGGGCCGAGCTCTGGTTCGCCTCGTGCAGTGGCAGAACGCGCGCgcccatctcatcttctgcctcctCAGCCAGAAGCTGGGGCTCTTCCACCACTACGGCCAGCTGGACTTCCCAGTGCGGGACGAAAAG GAGCCAAACCCATTCCTGCTGCCGACCATGGAAGCAGAGACCCTCATCCGGAGTGCAAGCCCCCCCCTGAGCCGTGAGCAGGGCCGGCTGAGTGGGTCCTCGCGGGGCGGGGGCCCCCTTCCCCTGGACACGTTCCCCTTCGATGAGGCCCTGAGGGATATCACGGCCACCCGCCCCAGCTCCTCCCTCGGCCCTGTGCCCAGACCACCCGATCCCGTCACCTACCACGGACAACAGTTCCTggagatcaagatggcagagcgCAGAG AGCTGGAGCGCCAGATGAAGATGGAGAACCTGTTTGTCACGTGGCAGCAGCGCTCCGCCCCAGCCAGCATGCCCATCAGT GCCGGGGAGCTGGAGACCCTGAAACAGTCGTCCCGCCTGGTGCATTACTGTGCAACAGCCCTGCTCTTCGACCCTGCAGCCTGGCTGCATGGGCCCCCAGAGACTTCGGGGCCCCCGGAGGGACAG CGGCGCCATCGCCCTGAGTCAGCCTCGGGAAGCCGAGAATCCCCCGCCAGCTGCGACTCCTCGGATGGGCCTCCGCTGGGTGCCCGGGAGGAGCCTTGGTTGAAGGAGCTGAGCTTGGCCTTCCTGCAGCAGTACGTGCAGTatctgcagagcatgggctttgtgCTGGTGCCGCTGCGGCCCCCCTCGCCTGCCCGCAG CACCAGTCGGCTTCGGGCTATGGCTATCCTTGGAACAGAAGGACGGGGGTCCTTTTCCTGCCCGAAAACCAAGGCTGAAGGGAGCCCCAAG agcacgggctcttcAGTCACCACATACCACCTGCAGCGGGCACTGCCTGGGGGCATCATCCTCATGGAGCTGGCTTTTCAG GGCTGTTATTTCTGTGTTAAACAGTTTGCTCTGGAATGTTCCCGAATCCCCATGGGGCAGGCTGTCAACTCTCAG cTCTCCATGCTGTTCACAGAGGAGTGCGACAGGGTGCGGGATCTGATGCACGTGCACTCATTCAGCTACGACTTCCACCTGCGCCTCGTGCATCAGCACGTGCTGGGCGCCCACTTGGTGCTACGGCACGGCTACCACCTGACCACCTTCCTGCGACACTTCCTGGCCCACCACCCTGATGGGCCCCACTTCGGCCGCAACCACATTTACCAAG GGACCCTGGAGCTCCCCACCCCGCTCATCGCTGCCCACCAGCTGTACAACTACGTGGCCGACCACGCCAGCTCCTACCACATGAAGCCGCTCCGGATGGCCCGGCCAGGAGGCCCGGAGCACAACGAGTACGCCCTGGTGTCGGCGTGGCACAG CTCTGGCTCCTACCTCGACTCTGAGGGACTTCGTCACCAGGACGACTTCGACGTGTCTCTGCTTGTCTGTCACTGCGCTGCACCCTTCGAGGAGCAGGGAGAGGCCGAGCGACATGTTCTTCG GCTGCAGTTCTTCGTGGTGCTCACCAGCCAACGAGAGCTGTTCCCCAGACTCACTGCGGACATGCGCCGGCTCCGGAAGCCTCCCAGACTGACGCCTGAGCCAGAGGCCCCTGGGAGCTCAGCCAGTAGCCCTGGGGAGGCCTCCGGGGCCGGTTTGGCCCCCGGACCAGCTCCCCTCTTCCCCCCACTGGCTGCAGAGGTGGGTGTGGCACGGGCACGGCTGGCTCAGCTGGTTCGGCTGGCTGGAGGGCACTGCCGGCGGGACACCCTTTGGAAGCGCCTCTTCTTGCTGGAACCACCAGGACCTGATCGGCTGAGGCTAGGGGGGCGCCTGGCCCTGGCCGAGCTGGAGGAGCTCCTAGAAGCAGTCCATGCCAAATCCATTGGGGACATTGATCCGCAGCTG GACTGCTTCCTGTCTATGACAGTCTCCTGGTACCAGAGCCTGATCAAGGTTCTCCTGAGCCGCTTTCCCCAGAGCTGTCGCCATTTCCAGAGCCCAGACTTGGGAACTCAGTACCTG GTTGTGCTGAATCAGAAGTTCACGGACTGTTTTGTGCTAGTGTTTCTGGACTCCCACTTGGGAAAGACG TCTCTGACGGTGGTTTTCCGAGAGCCCTTCCCCGTGCAGCCCCAGGACAGCGAGAGCCCCCCCGCCCAGCTGGTCTCCACCTACCACCACCTGGAGTCTGTCATCAATACAGCCTGCTTCACCCTCTGGACCCGCCTCCTCTGA